A stretch of the Archangium violaceum genome encodes the following:
- the purD gene encoding phosphoribosylamine--glycine ligase, translating to MKVLLLGSGAREHALAWKLSQSPRLTKLLVGPGNPGTARVGTNVPLQADSPDAVVALARKEQVDLVVVGPEAPLVAGVADAVVAAGIPCFGPVAGAARIEGSKAFAKEIMDEAGVPTAGFRVFTDVAEAEAYAVSQGRIVVKADGLAAGKGVIVAQDTRAAREAVRAVGAMGVAGQRMVLEELLEGEEVSVIALCDGERYALLPPAQDHKRVGEGDTGPNTGGMGAYAPAPFLSPAQLAEVGEQVIAPTLATLRRRGIPFRGALYAGLMLTRSGPRVLEFNARFGDPETQVLMMQLAEDVLPLLDACARGRLESRPLSVHPGASVGVVLAAHGYPEAPMRGDRIEGVDAVPADCPVFVAGVEDKGDGWLTAGGRVLTVCARGADLAQARAQAYAAVAHLRFEGMHFRRDIGAKGLRAPAVTP from the coding sequence GTGAAGGTCCTTCTCCTCGGCTCCGGTGCGCGGGAACACGCGCTCGCGTGGAAGCTGTCCCAGAGCCCCCGGTTGACGAAGCTGTTGGTGGGCCCGGGCAATCCGGGCACCGCTCGCGTGGGCACCAACGTGCCGCTCCAGGCGGATTCGCCCGACGCGGTGGTGGCGCTCGCCCGGAAGGAGCAGGTGGACCTGGTGGTGGTGGGCCCCGAGGCCCCGCTGGTGGCGGGCGTGGCGGACGCGGTCGTCGCGGCGGGCATTCCGTGCTTCGGGCCGGTGGCGGGGGCCGCGCGCATCGAGGGCTCCAAGGCCTTCGCCAAGGAGATCATGGACGAGGCGGGCGTGCCCACCGCGGGTTTCCGGGTGTTCACCGACGTGGCCGAGGCCGAGGCCTACGCGGTGAGCCAGGGCCGCATCGTCGTCAAGGCGGACGGGCTGGCCGCGGGCAAGGGCGTCATCGTGGCGCAGGACACGCGGGCCGCTCGCGAGGCGGTGCGCGCGGTGGGCGCCATGGGCGTCGCGGGCCAGCGGATGGTGTTGGAGGAGCTGCTGGAGGGCGAGGAGGTCTCCGTCATCGCCCTGTGCGACGGTGAGCGCTACGCGCTGCTCCCGCCGGCGCAGGACCACAAGCGGGTGGGGGAGGGCGACACCGGACCCAACACCGGCGGTATGGGCGCGTACGCACCGGCGCCCTTCCTGTCCCCCGCGCAGCTCGCCGAGGTGGGCGAGCAGGTGATCGCCCCGACGTTGGCGACGCTGCGGCGGCGGGGAATCCCCTTCCGGGGTGCGCTGTATGCGGGGCTGATGCTGACGCGCAGTGGACCCAGGGTGCTCGAGTTCAACGCGCGTTTCGGAGATCCCGAGACGCAGGTGTTGATGATGCAGCTGGCGGAGGACGTGCTTCCGCTGCTGGACGCGTGTGCGCGGGGTCGGCTGGAGTCCCGCCCGCTCTCGGTCCACCCCGGAGCCTCGGTGGGCGTGGTGCTCGCCGCGCACGGCTACCCGGAGGCACCGATGCGGGGTGATCGCATCGAGGGGGTCGACGCGGTGCCGGCCGATTGCCCGGTGTTCGTCGCGGGTGTGGAGGACAAGGGGGATGGGTGGCTCACGGCCGGTGGCCGGGTGCTCACCGTGTGCGCGCGTGGCGCGGATCTGGCGCAGGCCCGCGCCCAGGCATACGCCGCCGTGGCCCACCTGCGTTTCGAAGGCATGCATTTCCGCCGGGACATCGGCGCCAAGGGTCTGCGGGCGCCAGCCGTGACGCCGTGA
- a CDS encoding tetratricopeptide repeat protein produces the protein MRITCQKCAAAYAIDDRVITPKGVRAQCPRCRHLQLVKREEFPAPKPAVAAKPAAAPKPAAAPKPAVGAKPGPASAARPATPSASLSDELFGDLGDLEPAPDPNDSPSDSLLNDLSSIGASPAPSSPPPSKDSLFGDLSELTQSSPSNPTLDIGATSNPATPSYSIPSGDLLFDEIAAPPPEPQPRPAAPVQARPVEPAPQPQPAAPAFPEPSDDALFDFNAPPGFSAPPPAPAPAPPRPVAPVPQPSPAAPVAAPAFPEPADDGIFDFNAPPGFSAPPPAAAPAFAPAATAAPAPENDPLLDFFGAPTSQPEPPPAAPIRAAVPVAAPAPAPVPARAPAATPKTCRECGKSLVDPFDQALGACEECRQRVQKPTPAPAPESRSVEVIDLPPLDSPMSGGGAVTSLPPEPRSVPAAPVLAAEPRSAVRPGGVQRNGVAVSASSGGGRGVLMAALVVLLLAGGGGAAYFFVPQVKELVGQTAGGGGASSTSSNKSEAAALPPAVEAVLPRWQLMFMDAGKGDSKQLLEQGQTLLAKDQRLSYSEAMESFQRALLLDPKSDAAISGYVQALALGSGSRMDDSTFQEARALIEAAESRASRGPDLLVAHANLLLARSNVSENVDQARQLAEEVLANTKEGTAAHKAEAHLVLGRVFLTSSRELANEHFESALAIASDLHRVHYYRALADETAGDYALALDRLHKRLEQDPDHWETRTTLARILMEVGEVDQARQLYASRLKSSPGDFQALLAIAVMRYQVEGGVSGGLGALRGLMRNRDKYDEREVADLLLHVATAERLARNLEPAARAARESLRLMKNNPAAHLQLFLVSVTRKDAAAAAEHLAALEGHLDEPALEKMLEGRLRLLERKPAEAMALFLEAARIDPRRTDALLMAGVSAAQDGRRDEAFRVLAQALQADPMRLAPRPVVTSFYMRPGELLEGLEGSIVAIARGNGDLLALLYEGLLRFHQGDGAAAEKLFKKVIDIDSTNAPSFAYRAFIALGRKDMNAAKGHAVRAVAGGRQVAIAHLAQGLVLAETKQAELAKRSLREAVTLAPKLYSAVVRLAELESGSSSRDVVRGPLVRLLGLDPSYLPAKRVLYLLDKRG, from the coding sequence ATGCGGATCACCTGCCAAAAATGTGCGGCGGCCTACGCCATCGATGATCGGGTCATCACGCCCAAGGGCGTGCGTGCGCAGTGCCCACGCTGCCGTCACCTGCAATTGGTGAAGCGCGAGGAGTTTCCCGCGCCCAAGCCCGCTGTCGCGGCGAAGCCCGCTGCCGCGCCCAAGCCCGCCGCCGCACCGAAACCCGCCGTCGGGGCGAAGCCCGGTCCCGCCTCCGCCGCGAGACCGGCGACTCCGTCCGCTTCCCTGTCCGACGAGCTCTTCGGAGACCTCGGAGATCTCGAGCCAGCGCCGGACCCCAACGACTCCCCCTCGGATTCGCTGCTGAACGACCTGTCGTCGATTGGCGCGTCGCCCGCTCCGTCCTCGCCGCCGCCGTCGAAGGACTCGCTGTTCGGAGATCTCTCCGAGCTCACCCAGTCGTCTCCGTCCAATCCGACGCTCGACATCGGCGCCACGTCCAATCCGGCGACCCCGTCCTATTCGATTCCGTCGGGAGATCTGCTGTTCGACGAGATCGCCGCTCCGCCGCCCGAGCCACAGCCCAGGCCCGCCGCGCCCGTGCAGGCCAGGCCGGTCGAGCCCGCGCCGCAGCCCCAGCCCGCCGCACCGGCGTTCCCCGAGCCGTCCGACGACGCGCTGTTCGACTTCAACGCGCCTCCTGGATTCAGCGCACCGCCGCCCGCGCCGGCTCCCGCCCCACCCAGGCCGGTCGCACCCGTGCCGCAGCCCAGTCCCGCCGCACCGGTGGCCGCCCCGGCGTTCCCGGAGCCGGCCGACGACGGGATCTTCGACTTCAACGCGCCTCCTGGTTTCAGCGCGCCACCGCCCGCGGCGGCTCCGGCGTTTGCTCCGGCGGCCACGGCGGCTCCGGCGCCGGAGAACGATCCGCTTCTCGACTTCTTTGGAGCACCGACCTCGCAGCCAGAGCCTCCTCCCGCCGCGCCCATCAGGGCCGCCGTGCCGGTGGCCGCTCCGGCTCCCGCTCCCGTTCCCGCGAGGGCTCCCGCCGCGACGCCGAAGACGTGCCGTGAGTGCGGCAAGTCGTTGGTGGATCCGTTCGACCAGGCGCTCGGCGCGTGCGAGGAGTGCCGGCAGCGCGTCCAGAAGCCCACGCCCGCTCCCGCGCCCGAGAGCCGGTCCGTGGAGGTCATCGATCTGCCGCCGCTGGATTCGCCGATGTCGGGCGGTGGAGCGGTCACGTCGCTGCCGCCCGAGCCGAGGTCCGTCCCGGCCGCGCCCGTGCTGGCGGCCGAGCCTCGCAGCGCGGTGCGTCCCGGTGGGGTCCAGCGCAACGGCGTGGCCGTGTCCGCGTCCAGCGGAGGTGGCCGGGGTGTCCTGATGGCGGCCCTGGTGGTGCTGCTGCTCGCCGGTGGTGGCGGGGCCGCGTACTTCTTCGTTCCCCAGGTGAAGGAGTTGGTGGGCCAGACGGCGGGGGGTGGAGGGGCGTCGTCGACGTCGTCGAACAAGTCCGAGGCGGCCGCGCTCCCTCCCGCGGTGGAGGCCGTGCTGCCTCGCTGGCAGCTCATGTTCATGGACGCCGGCAAGGGTGACAGCAAGCAACTGCTCGAGCAGGGGCAGACGCTGCTCGCCAAGGATCAGCGCCTCTCCTACTCGGAGGCGATGGAGTCCTTCCAGCGGGCGTTGCTGTTGGATCCGAAAAGTGACGCGGCCATCAGCGGCTATGTCCAGGCGCTCGCGCTCGGCTCTGGCTCGCGGATGGACGACTCGACCTTCCAGGAGGCACGTGCACTCATCGAGGCCGCCGAGAGCCGGGCCAGCCGCGGTCCGGACCTGCTGGTGGCTCACGCGAACCTGCTGCTTGCTCGCTCCAATGTCTCGGAGAACGTGGACCAGGCGCGCCAGCTCGCCGAGGAGGTGCTGGCCAACACGAAGGAGGGCACCGCGGCCCACAAGGCCGAGGCCCACCTGGTGCTGGGCCGTGTCTTCCTGACGTCGTCCCGGGAACTGGCCAACGAGCACTTCGAGTCGGCGCTGGCGATCGCCTCGGATCTCCATCGCGTGCACTACTACCGCGCGCTGGCGGACGAGACGGCGGGTGACTACGCGCTGGCGCTCGATCGGTTGCACAAGCGGCTCGAGCAGGATCCCGATCACTGGGAGACCCGCACCACCCTGGCTCGCATCCTCATGGAGGTGGGCGAGGTGGATCAGGCGCGTCAGCTCTATGCGTCGCGTCTCAAGAGCTCGCCGGGGGACTTCCAGGCGCTCCTGGCGATCGCGGTGATGCGCTACCAGGTGGAGGGCGGCGTGTCCGGTGGGCTGGGAGCCCTGCGCGGCCTGATGCGCAACCGCGACAAGTACGACGAGCGCGAGGTGGCGGACCTGTTGCTGCACGTGGCAACCGCGGAGCGGCTGGCCAGGAACCTGGAGCCGGCGGCCAGGGCGGCTCGCGAGTCCCTGCGGTTGATGAAGAACAATCCGGCGGCGCACCTGCAGCTCTTCCTGGTGTCCGTGACACGCAAGGACGCGGCGGCGGCGGCCGAGCACCTGGCCGCCCTCGAGGGCCACCTCGACGAGCCGGCGCTGGAGAAGATGCTCGAGGGCCGGCTGCGGCTGCTCGAGCGCAAGCCCGCCGAGGCGATGGCGCTCTTCCTGGAGGCCGCGCGGATCGATCCACGCCGGACGGATGCCCTGCTGATGGCCGGTGTCTCCGCCGCCCAGGACGGGCGCCGGGACGAGGCCTTCCGCGTGCTCGCCCAGGCGCTCCAGGCGGATCCGATGCGGCTCGCCCCACGGCCGGTCGTCACCTCCTTCTACATGCGCCCCGGAGAGCTGCTCGAGGGACTCGAGGGCTCCATCGTGGCGATCGCCCGGGGGAACGGCGACCTCCTGGCCCTCCTCTACGAGGGGCTCCTGCGCTTCCACCAGGGTGACGGCGCCGCGGCGGAGAAGCTGTTCAAGAAGGTGATCGACATCGACTCCACCAACGCTCCCTCGTTCGCCTACCGCGCCTTCATCGCTCTGGGCCGCAAGGACATGAACGCGGCGAAGGGCCATGCCGTTCGTGCGGTGGCGGGTGGGCGTCAGGTGGCCATCGCCCATCTCGCCCAGGGACTGGTGCTGGCCGAGACCAAACAGGCGGAGCTGGCCAAGCGCTCGCTGCGCGAGGCGGTGACACTCGCTCCCAAGCTCTACTCGGCGGTGGTGCGGCTGGCCGAGCTGGAGTCCGGATCCTCCAGCCGCGACGTGGTCCGCGGACCGTTGGTCAGGCTCCTGGGGCTCGATCCCTCGTACCTGCCCGCCAAGCGCGTCCTCTACCTGCTCGACAAACGAGGTTGA
- the purH gene encoding bifunctional phosphoribosylaminoimidazolecarboxamide formyltransferase/IMP cyclohydrolase, translating to MLALLSVSDKRGLVPFAQGLVRLGFELLSTGGTLAALQVAGVPAKKVSDYTQSPEILGGRVKTLHPRIHGGILGRPDVEGDQAEMAAHGITPISLVAVNLYPFRQTVASGALEAEVIEQIDIGGPAMVRASAKNFRHVTVVVDPDDYESVLLELERSRATSEETRRRLMRKAFAHTAAYDASIAGWLSKEAGEPFPHELSLTFQRVQGLRYGENPHQRGAFYREHSAPDEPTVAFSRVLQGKELSYNNILDLDAALGLVLEFPEQPCAVIIKHNTPCGVALDESLVTAYRTARAIDEVSAFGGIVALNREVDRACAEALAETFLEAVIAPSYSAEAQQVLSAKKNLRLLEAGPALASSAARPRAQLEARSVSGGLVLQDKDSVEPPLDWKVVSKRAPTPEEERALRFAWRVCKHVKSNAIVFSNGSRLLAAGGGQTSRVDSVKIAAARGGEALKGSAVASDAFFPFRDGLDEAARAGATCVVQPGGSVRDSEIIAAADEHGMAMVLTGVRHFRH from the coding sequence GTGCTGGCTCTCCTCAGCGTTTCCGATAAACGCGGTCTGGTCCCCTTCGCACAAGGGCTCGTCCGGCTCGGCTTCGAGCTGCTCTCCACCGGAGGCACGCTCGCCGCGCTCCAGGTGGCGGGTGTCCCCGCGAAGAAGGTCTCCGATTATACCCAGAGTCCGGAGATCCTCGGGGGCCGGGTGAAGACGCTCCACCCCCGCATCCACGGCGGCATCCTCGGACGGCCGGACGTGGAGGGGGACCAGGCGGAGATGGCCGCCCACGGCATCACCCCCATCTCCCTGGTGGCCGTCAACCTCTACCCCTTTCGTCAGACGGTGGCCTCCGGTGCCCTCGAGGCCGAGGTCATCGAGCAGATCGACATCGGCGGGCCGGCCATGGTGCGCGCCTCGGCGAAGAACTTCCGCCACGTGACGGTGGTGGTGGACCCGGACGACTACGAGTCCGTGCTGCTCGAGCTGGAGCGGTCCCGTGCCACGAGCGAGGAGACGCGCCGGCGGCTGATGCGCAAGGCCTTCGCGCACACCGCGGCCTATGACGCCTCCATCGCGGGCTGGCTGTCGAAGGAGGCGGGCGAGCCGTTCCCCCATGAGCTGTCGCTCACGTTCCAGCGGGTGCAGGGCCTGCGCTACGGCGAGAACCCGCACCAGCGCGGCGCCTTCTACCGCGAGCACTCCGCGCCCGATGAGCCCACGGTGGCCTTCTCGCGCGTGCTCCAGGGCAAGGAGCTCTCCTACAACAACATCCTGGACCTGGATGCGGCGCTGGGCCTGGTGCTGGAGTTCCCCGAGCAGCCCTGCGCGGTCATCATCAAGCACAACACGCCCTGCGGCGTGGCGTTGGACGAGTCGCTGGTGACGGCCTACCGCACCGCGCGCGCCATCGACGAGGTGTCCGCGTTCGGCGGCATCGTGGCGCTCAACCGCGAGGTGGATCGCGCCTGTGCCGAGGCGCTGGCGGAGACGTTCCTCGAGGCGGTCATCGCCCCGTCCTACTCGGCCGAGGCCCAGCAGGTGTTGTCGGCCAAGAAGAATCTGCGCCTGTTGGAGGCGGGCCCCGCGCTGGCCTCGTCGGCTGCTCGCCCGAGGGCCCAGCTGGAGGCCCGGAGCGTGTCAGGCGGCCTGGTGCTCCAGGACAAGGACTCGGTCGAGCCGCCGCTCGACTGGAAGGTCGTCAGCAAGCGGGCTCCCACCCCCGAGGAGGAGAGGGCTCTGCGCTTCGCCTGGCGGGTATGCAAGCACGTGAAGAGCAACGCCATCGTGTTCTCCAATGGTTCCAGGTTGCTGGCCGCCGGAGGAGGGCAGACGAGCCGGGTGGACTCGGTGAAGATCGCCGCGGCCCGGGGTGGCGAGGCCCTCAAGGGGAGCGCCGTGGCCTCGGATGCCTTCTTCCCCTTCAGGGATGGGCTCGACGAGGCCGCCCGGGCGGGGGCCACCTGCGTGGTGCAGCCTGGCGGCTCGGTCCGCGACTCAGAGATCATCGCCGCAGCCGATGAACATGGAATGGCCATGGTGCTCACGGGAGTGCGACACTTCCGGCACTGA
- a CDS encoding sigma factor-like helix-turn-helix DNA-binding protein produces the protein MSEVKQQRPEEEAPAEADGGAERRRSKTMSRKEMARDLRRRRLTGQIDPEEADLLTAVDSQRPKTRADCVNGPRPCLFVSCKHNLYLDVNPETGSIKLNFPDKEIWELEHTCALDVAEKGGITLEEVGAIMNLTRERIRQVETRGLLKLREATEAEPPVSARKP, from the coding sequence ATGTCTGAAGTGAAGCAGCAGCGGCCGGAGGAGGAGGCGCCCGCGGAGGCGGACGGTGGGGCGGAGCGCCGTCGCTCGAAGACGATGTCGCGGAAGGAGATGGCGCGCGACCTGCGCCGCCGTCGTCTGACGGGTCAGATCGACCCGGAGGAGGCCGACCTCCTCACTGCCGTCGACTCGCAGCGTCCGAAGACGCGGGCGGACTGTGTGAACGGTCCCCGTCCGTGCCTGTTCGTGTCCTGCAAGCACAACCTCTACCTGGATGTGAACCCGGAGACGGGCTCCATCAAGCTCAACTTCCCGGACAAGGAAATCTGGGAGCTGGAGCACACCTGCGCCCTGGACGTGGCGGAGAAGGGCGGCATCACGCTCGAGGAGGTGGGCGCCATCATGAACCTCACCCGTGAGCGCATCCGTCAGGTGGAGACACGCGGCCTGCTGAAGCTGCGCGAGGCCACCGAGGCCGAGCCCCCGGTCTCCGCTCGCAAGCCCTGA
- a CDS encoding MerR family transcriptional regulator codes for MEGMRLLEPEELERIERDFAGGLPARQILEIFRPRGVQLSEATFRKYVQVGLLPRSRRVGRKGKHQGSRGLYPVESVRRINAIKKMMAEGLTLEDIKRSFLFHKNHIDQLERDLSEVFEGFQDQLGERAFGSDYRRTLEAELASLKSRARDLVRDVSRLGSAVSAHRDGKLQSQ; via the coding sequence ATGGAAGGGATGCGGTTGCTGGAACCCGAGGAGCTCGAGCGAATCGAACGCGACTTCGCTGGGGGTCTGCCCGCGCGGCAGATCCTCGAGATCTTCCGGCCCCGGGGCGTTCAGCTCTCCGAGGCCACGTTCCGCAAGTACGTCCAGGTGGGCCTGCTGCCCCGTAGCCGTCGGGTGGGGCGCAAGGGAAAGCACCAGGGAAGCCGGGGGCTGTACCCGGTGGAATCAGTTCGACGGATCAACGCCATCAAAAAAATGATGGCGGAAGGTCTCACCCTGGAGGACATCAAGCGCTCCTTCCTCTTCCACAAGAACCACATCGATCAGCTCGAGCGGGATCTCTCCGAGGTGTTCGAGGGTTTTCAGGATCAGCTGGGGGAGCGCGCCTTCGGGAGTGATTACCGGCGCACATTGGAGGCGGAGCTGGCCTCCTTGAAGTCCAGGGCTCGGGACCTGGTCCGGGACGTATCCCGGTTGGGCAGCGCGGTCTCCGCGCACCGAGACGGAAAGCTCCAGTCGCAATAG
- a CDS encoding serine/threonine-protein kinase — protein sequence MTLEAGTPIGKYVVKRKLAEGGMAEIYLATAMGPEGFEKEVVIKRVRSFLSDDEGFVQMFIAEARLASRLNHANVVQIFDFDKHEDSYYLAMEYVRGCSLWDLRKRCREKGIGMPPVLVAHIGAQVAAGLHYAHRAKSPDGESLHLVHRDVTPHNVLLSFDGAVKLTDFGIAKAGNKLTQPGVLKGKFAYMSPEQARGEAVDARTDVFALGVVLWEMLTGGRLFDGDSEVAILRAVQESVIASPARLNPDVPEDLDEVVSIALERDPDARYQSAGELERALAQCVLHRATSVDDTDVGTFVRRLLDVPLTQFIPAPAALQDRSRSRSGSTLVAGTSSGTRARTRTGEAPSPVLVAEPPAPARQSTAVLPGSGPSSGRNEPVRTDATEDSLVSASTLVLSRDREGDEEKKVTPSEPLPPRSTLPLPSTPGGRDSRPALVTPVSRDSRPMPAVGSSSAPMPVPEQVAPVMPSAAVDPAPAGAKRGGKGLWVGAGVAGLVLIGGAAALVLPTKEPAPDAPPTTAAVVPDAQPTAAEAKPESAEARLIPEPAASDSPDAGADVPDAGAMAAVTPPTTGSEPPPAAPRPEPAAKAEARGTLVVRAIPFATVLVSGQKPREVQGIARYSLPPGSYKVTFQHPSGATSTSNVVITPNASVERKFDARKK from the coding sequence GTGACACTCGAAGCAGGCACCCCCATCGGCAAGTACGTCGTCAAGCGCAAGCTCGCCGAGGGAGGCATGGCCGAAATCTATCTGGCCACCGCCATGGGCCCCGAGGGTTTCGAGAAGGAAGTCGTCATCAAGCGCGTGCGCTCGTTCCTGTCGGACGACGAGGGCTTCGTGCAGATGTTCATCGCGGAGGCGCGGCTGGCCTCGCGGCTCAACCACGCCAACGTGGTGCAGATCTTCGACTTCGACAAGCACGAGGACTCGTACTACCTGGCCATGGAGTACGTGCGCGGCTGCTCGCTGTGGGATCTGCGCAAGCGCTGCCGCGAGAAGGGCATCGGCATGCCGCCGGTGCTGGTGGCGCACATCGGCGCGCAGGTCGCGGCCGGATTGCATTACGCGCACCGGGCCAAATCCCCGGACGGGGAGTCGCTGCACCTGGTGCACCGCGACGTCACCCCGCACAACGTGCTGCTGTCCTTCGACGGAGCGGTGAAGCTCACAGACTTCGGCATCGCCAAGGCGGGCAACAAGCTGACGCAGCCGGGCGTGCTCAAGGGCAAGTTCGCGTACATGTCCCCGGAGCAGGCGCGGGGCGAGGCGGTGGACGCGCGCACGGACGTCTTCGCGCTCGGCGTGGTGCTCTGGGAGATGCTCACCGGAGGCCGGCTTTTCGACGGGGACTCGGAGGTCGCCATCCTCCGGGCGGTGCAGGAGAGCGTCATCGCGTCTCCGGCCCGCCTCAACCCGGACGTGCCGGAGGACCTGGACGAGGTGGTGTCCATCGCGCTCGAGCGAGATCCGGACGCCCGCTACCAGTCGGCCGGCGAGCTGGAGCGCGCGCTCGCCCAGTGTGTGCTGCACCGTGCGACCAGCGTGGACGACACGGACGTGGGCACCTTCGTGCGGCGGCTCCTCGACGTGCCCCTCACCCAGTTCATCCCGGCTCCGGCCGCGCTGCAGGATCGCTCTCGCAGCCGCTCTGGCAGCACGCTGGTGGCGGGGACGAGCTCGGGGACGCGCGCGCGCACCCGGACGGGAGAGGCACCTTCCCCGGTGCTGGTGGCGGAGCCCCCCGCGCCCGCCCGCCAGTCCACCGCGGTCCTGCCCGGGTCCGGCCCGTCCTCCGGGCGGAATGAGCCGGTGCGCACCGACGCGACCGAGGACTCCCTGGTCTCGGCGTCCACCCTGGTGCTGTCTCGCGACAGGGAAGGGGACGAGGAGAAGAAGGTGACTCCGTCCGAGCCGCTTCCCCCGCGCTCCACCCTGCCGCTGCCCTCGACGCCGGGAGGCAGGGACTCGCGCCCCGCGCTCGTGACTCCGGTCTCGAGGGACTCCCGTCCCATGCCTGCTGTCGGCTCCTCGTCGGCGCCCATGCCCGTTCCCGAGCAGGTGGCTCCGGTGATGCCCTCCGCCGCCGTCGACCCGGCACCCGCCGGGGCGAAGCGTGGGGGCAAGGGTCTCTGGGTGGGCGCGGGCGTGGCCGGGTTGGTCCTCATCGGAGGAGCCGCGGCCCTGGTGCTGCCAACGAAGGAGCCGGCTCCCGACGCTCCGCCCACGACGGCCGCTGTCGTGCCCGACGCGCAGCCCACGGCCGCCGAGGCGAAGCCCGAGAGCGCCGAGGCGCGGCTCATCCCCGAGCCTGCCGCCTCGGACTCACCCGATGCCGGTGCCGACGTACCGGACGCCGGCGCCATGGCCGCCGTGACGCCGCCGACCACCGGGTCCGAGCCCCCACCAGCCGCTCCGCGGCCCGAGCCCGCCGCCAAGGCCGAGGCCCGGGGGACCCTCGTCGTGCGTGCCATTCCGTTCGCGACCGTGCTCGTCTCGGGACAGAAGCCCCGCGAGGTGCAGGGCATCGCGCGCTACTCGCTTCCGCCGGGCAGCTACAAGGTCACCTTCCAGCACCCCTCGGGCGCCACTTCGACCTCCAACGTCGTCATCACCCCCAATGCCTCGGTGGAGCGGAAGTTCGACGCGCGCAAGAAGTAG